The Acidimicrobiales bacterium sequence GCTCGTCGAACGCCTGGAAGCCGACGAACGCCAGCACGGCGATGGCCCCGCCGCCGATGGCGAGCCGACGCCCGACCGGCGTGGTCTTGGCCCCGGACTTGGCGAGGCGGATGAGGTAGGCGAAGCCGCGACCACCGAGACCGGCGGCGATGCCGAGCAGCAGGGCGCCGGCGAGATCCGCGAGATCGACACCCAGGACGGAGACACCACCTTCCTCCTCGAGCAGGACCGACCCCTCCGCGAAGAACGGGATGACGGGCTCCGTGCCGACGAGCGACACGAACGTGGCGTAGCTGGCGGCCGACGCCAGCAACGACGGCAACAGGGCCTGAGGGGTGACATCGTCGCGGTAAGGCGCCTCCATCGCGAAAATCACGCCGGTCGCCGGCGCCTTGAACACCGCCGCAACCCCCGCCGCCGCTCCCGCGGTCAGCAGCAGCCTGGCCTCGTCCCGGCGGAGCAGGCCACCGGTCTTCTCGTGGATCCAGAGGCCCAGCGACGAGCCGGCGTAGATCGACGGGCCCTCCAATCCGGCCGCACCGCCCAGACCGATCGTCGAGACACCGGCGAGCAGCTTGCCCGGGAGTTCCACGATGGGCAGGCGCGGATGGCGGTCGTGGAACACCCGGATGTACTCGTCCGACGTGGATCCGCTGGTTCCCCGCCCGATGAAACGGAGGATGAGTTGGGCCAGGGTGATACCGACGAGGGGCGCGGCCATCAACACCCACAGGTCCTGCTCCAGCAACCACTCGAGCAGGACCGGCTGCGTGACCGCCTCGAACATCGCGACCACGACCGCGACGACGACACCCGTCGCCACGGAGGCCGCCAGCAGTCTGAGGTCGTATCCGCCGGTGACGGCGGCGAGGTACTTCTTCACGTGCCCCCTTTCCTACACGCCGGAGCGGGGCGTGACACCCATCCCGACCAGGGGCGATGCCGGTGCTACCCGCGAGCGGCGCGCACGGCGGTGTCGACCGCGGGGATGATGTCGTCGACCGAGGTGATCGGCACGACCTCCCGACCGTTGGCCCGGGTCTCGAGATCGAGCCG is a genomic window containing:
- a CDS encoding chloride channel protein gives rise to the protein MKKYLAAVTGGYDLRLLAASVATGVVVAVVVAMFEAVTQPVLLEWLLEQDLWVLMAAPLVGITLAQLILRFIGRGTSGSTSDEYIRVFHDRHPRLPIVELPGKLLAGVSTIGLGGAAGLEGPSIYAGSSLGLWIHEKTGGLLRRDEARLLLTAGAAAGVAAVFKAPATGVIFAMEAPYRDDVTPQALLPSLLASAASYATFVSLVGTEPVIPFFAEGSVLLEEEGGVSVLGVDLADLAGALLLGIAAGLGGRGFAYLIRLAKSGAKTTPVGRRLAIGGGAIAVLAFVGFQAFDEPLTLGPGTEAMGWVVDDQGLGLIALLFGLRIAATMATVYAGGVGGMFIPLAVLGVILGEFVGSAIGEDDTALYPILGLAAFLGAGYRAPIAAVMFVAESTGGVGAFVVPALVAAAVSQVVAGPTSVADYQRAKRLGHLERRFELPLTSILSTDVFTVPSDASVSEFVYVHVLGRRERIVPVVDGGQFMGMARLEDISELERDEWETTTVGDAMASDLPTALPSWTLRDAVAAMDSVQMDVLAVTDGDGNFIGVVTEDEILKLDEILDETGG